In Etheostoma cragini isolate CJK2018 unplaced genomic scaffold, CSU_Ecrag_1.0 ScbMSFa_2584, whole genome shotgun sequence, the genomic window GGAGACCAGTCTATCGGAAAGCTCAGGACCTTATTTAATGTCAAACCTTCCACATATTAGAAGTAGAAATCAAGATTCTCCAACCTGGGTCTCGTCATAGCCTTCAACCATTTGGTGACGTGGTTGGGGCAGATGGCGTTCTCCAGCGTTTCCATGACGTCAGGCAACATCAGCAGCATGGAGTAGGAGCTGTTGAAGGGCAGCTGGAGGACCGTGGTCTTTAGCTCGTGGTCATAATAGGAGTGAAAACGTTCCTCCATGTTCATCATGGCGGTTCGAACCTGGATGATgacaatttaagaaaaaaaacgagGGTGTTACAACATCACGTTTTCCAAAATTGTGTTAAAGAATGTTTATATATCTTCAGTGAATATCTTCTGTATATCTTCTAGGTTTAGACTGAACCCCTAATGTTTACGTCTcgttccccccccccagttaGTTATCCATTCAGAATAAACACTGAACCTTTGTGTTCTCGTCCACGTGGAAGTCGTCCTGCTCGGTGAGCTGAGGGTCAAACTGAGTCGCCCACTTTCCTGTTAGACCATGAGCAGAAATGATACACAACCTTTGGTTTGATATTAACAACTTAACCTCAGAACATGTGATCAGATCTTCCATTATGACATCACAGACTGACTATATCTCCTCCCCAGGACCTTCTTACCTTTGTAGTAGATGTAGCTAATGAGACACATGACGGTGTTCGGATCCAGGCTTTCCACCAGTTTGTCTATCTTCCCCTTGGTCTTCTCCCCCACGTACTTATTGATGGTATCAGCACTTTCTGTGGTTTTGGTGAAGTCCACGTTGAACCCCTCTGTGAAGTACGACTGCTTCAGGGTCTGCAGGAACTCTGGCTTTGGCTTGAAGCGGTTGTCCACGAACACGGCGGTCCCTTCGTCGGCGTCCTCCTGGGATGCGTTGTTGGCCCCCTGGAGGAGCGTCTGGAAGGCCTGGTCCACATCGGTCTGGGTCAAGAGGGAGCTGTTGAAGCCCAGACCACTGAAAAGCTGGCGGTGCGTCTCCCCCTGCGCGCCCACGGACAACAAGGCCAAGGCGGTGGACACGCTAACCGGGGAGAAGAAGATGTTCTGTCCCTGTGAGTCAGCGTGAGCTGCTAGCTTCCTGTAGAGGCGGAAGGAAAACTCTTGGTTGGCTTCGTTCACCAGGGCGACGCTGTTGGCGCCGCCGTCCGCTCCAGTGTCTTGGCTGGACTTGTCGTGGCCGTGACCCATGTGGTGATCGCCATGGTGATCGGCTCTGCCGACGCAGATCACCGCTGATAGGACCCAGAGACCCACGGCTGcatgcatcatcatcatgaaCTAGGACAAAAGATCAAAAGTTCAAACGCTCAAGTCAttcttcattgtttgttttaaggGGGATGTGAACTCTAAACCAGCTGGTCCGAGTGGTCCTGATACACGTTCACCACTAGCCTACAACGTCTACAGCTGAACCCCCTGA contains:
- the LOC117940453 gene encoding alpha-1-antitrypsin-like protein CM55-MS; the encoded protein is MMMMHAAVGLWVLSAVICVGRADHHGDHHMGHGHDKSSQDTGADGGANSVALVNEANQEFSFRLYRKLAAHADSQGQNIFFSPVSVSTALALLSVGAQGETHRQLFSGLGFNSSLLTQTDVDQAFQTLLQGANNASQEDADEGTAVFVDNRFKPKPEFLQTLKQSYFTEGFNVDFTKTTESADTINKYVGEKTKGKIDKLVESLDPNTVMCLISYIYYKGKWATQFDPQLTEQDDFHVDENTKVRTAMMNMEERFHSYYDHELKTTVLQLPFNSSYSMLLMLPDVMETLENAICPNHVTKWLKAMTRPRLENLDFYF